The proteins below come from a single Fodinicola acaciae genomic window:
- a CDS encoding GcvT family protein, which translates to MAVHPRVVIIGAGIVGCALADELTARGWTAVTVLDQGPLFATGGSTSHAPGLVFQTNPSKTMTEFASYTVGKYASLTLDGAPCFQQVGGLEVATTPARLRDLRRRHGWAISWGVESALISPEECAVLHPLLDANRVLGGFHIPSDGLAKPVRAAQAQARQAISRGARFVAHQKVVAVERKAGRVQSVRTETDEFRADIVVSAAGMWGPLVGALVDLTVPLVPMAHQYAKTAPLPDLDETREATLPILRHQDADLYFREHFDRLGIGAYGHRPMPLDPAEIGALPGMPSERPFTPEDFEDSWREATQLIPGLAASKVEDGINGLFSFTPDGNPLVGEHPELAGFWVAEAVWITHSAGVAKALAEWLVDGQPATDLHNCDLNRFEAAQLAPAYVHDRSCQNFVEVYDILHPLQPAEKHRDLRTTPFYERQKELGAVFLEAAGWERPHWYEANAGLPEAAGIPERNEWASRHWSPIAGAEAQVARERVAMFDMTPLKRLEVTGPAALTFLQTMTTNQLDKKPGSVTYTLMLAEDGGVRSDLTVARLSEQTFQVGVNSQLDLDWMRRHLPTDGSVQVRDITGGTCCIGLWGPKARGVLRPLTKQDFGSLGYFRCQRAYVGAIPVIALRLSYVGELGWEIYTSAEYGRLLWDTLWEAGQSAGVIAAGRSAFNSLRLEKGYRLWGTDMTPEHDPYAAGLGFAVKPDKGYFVGRDALDPTAATTRLSCLTIDDPYQVVMGAEPVYSGDAPVGYVTSAAYGYTVRKNIAYAWIPVELAAPGTPLLIEYFGERVPAIVAKEPLFDAGMTRLRG; encoded by the coding sequence ATGGCCGTGCACCCCCGCGTTGTCATCATCGGCGCCGGCATCGTCGGCTGCGCGCTCGCCGACGAGCTGACCGCGCGTGGCTGGACCGCGGTCACGGTGCTCGACCAGGGGCCGCTGTTTGCCACCGGCGGCTCGACCTCGCACGCGCCCGGCCTGGTCTTCCAGACCAATCCGAGCAAGACGATGACCGAGTTTGCCAGCTATACGGTCGGAAAGTATGCGTCGCTGACACTGGACGGCGCGCCGTGCTTCCAGCAGGTCGGCGGTCTGGAGGTGGCGACCACACCGGCACGGCTGCGGGATCTGCGGCGCCGGCACGGCTGGGCCATTTCGTGGGGTGTGGAAAGCGCGCTGATCTCGCCCGAGGAGTGTGCCGTGCTGCATCCGTTGCTGGATGCCAATCGCGTGCTCGGCGGTTTTCACATTCCGTCCGACGGACTGGCCAAGCCGGTGCGCGCGGCGCAGGCACAGGCTCGCCAGGCTATCTCGCGCGGCGCACGGTTTGTCGCGCACCAGAAGGTCGTCGCCGTCGAACGTAAGGCCGGCCGCGTGCAGAGCGTACGCACCGAAACCGACGAGTTTCGCGCGGACATCGTGGTTTCCGCGGCCGGAATGTGGGGACCGCTGGTCGGTGCGTTGGTGGATCTGACCGTACCGTTGGTGCCGATGGCGCATCAGTACGCGAAAACCGCGCCGCTGCCGGATCTCGACGAAACGCGCGAAGCGACGCTGCCGATTCTGCGTCACCAGGACGCGGACCTGTACTTCCGCGAGCATTTCGACCGCCTCGGCATCGGCGCGTACGGCCACCGGCCGATGCCGCTGGACCCCGCCGAGATCGGTGCGCTGCCAGGCATGCCGTCGGAGCGGCCGTTCACGCCGGAGGACTTCGAGGACTCCTGGCGAGAGGCCACACAGCTGATCCCCGGCTTGGCCGCGAGCAAGGTCGAGGACGGCATCAACGGCCTGTTCTCCTTTACTCCAGACGGAAATCCGCTGGTCGGCGAGCATCCGGAGCTGGCCGGATTCTGGGTCGCCGAGGCGGTCTGGATCACGCATTCGGCCGGTGTCGCGAAAGCGCTGGCCGAGTGGCTGGTCGATGGTCAGCCGGCAACCGACCTGCACAACTGCGATCTCAACCGGTTCGAGGCGGCGCAACTGGCACCAGCGTACGTGCACGACCGCAGCTGCCAGAACTTCGTCGAGGTCTATGACATCCTGCATCCCCTGCAGCCGGCCGAAAAGCACCGCGACCTGCGTACGACGCCATTCTATGAAAGGCAGAAGGAGCTCGGCGCGGTGTTTCTGGAGGCGGCCGGCTGGGAACGGCCGCACTGGTACGAGGCCAATGCCGGCCTGCCGGAGGCCGCCGGCATCCCGGAGCGCAACGAGTGGGCCTCGCGACACTGGTCGCCGATCGCCGGCGCGGAAGCGCAGGTCGCCCGCGAACGTGTGGCAATGTTTGACATGACACCGTTGAAACGCTTGGAGGTCACCGGGCCGGCGGCGTTGACGTTCCTGCAGACGATGACGACCAACCAGCTGGACAAGAAGCCGGGTTCGGTCACGTACACCTTGATGCTGGCCGAGGACGGCGGCGTACGCAGTGACCTGACCGTCGCCCGGCTGTCCGAGCAGACCTTCCAGGTCGGCGTCAACTCGCAACTCGACCTGGACTGGATGCGCCGGCACCTGCCGACTGACGGCTCGGTGCAGGTGCGCGACATCACCGGTGGCACTTGCTGCATCGGTTTGTGGGGACCGAAAGCGCGCGGTGTCCTGCGGCCGCTGACGAAACAGGATTTCGGCTCGCTCGGCTATTTCAGATGCCAGCGCGCGTACGTCGGAGCCATACCAGTGATCGCGCTGCGACTGTCCTATGTGGGCGAGCTCGGTTGGGAGATCTACACTTCCGCGGAATATGGCCGACTGCTCTGGGACACGCTGTGGGAGGCCGGCCAGTCCGCCGGTGTGATCGCCGCCGGCCGCAGCGCTTTCAACAGCCTGCGGCTGGAAAAAGGCTATCGGCTGTGGGGGACCGACATGACCCCGGAGCACGATCCCTACGCCGCCGGCCTCGGTTTCGCCGTCAAGCCGGACAAAGGTTATTTCGTCGGCCGTGACGCGCTCGACCCGACGGCTGCGACAACGAGGCTTTCCTGTCTCACCATCGACGATCCCTACCAGGTGGTGATGGGGGCGGAGCCGGTGTATTCCGGCGATGCTCCGGTTGGCTATGTGACGAGTGCGGCTTACGGTTACACGGTGCGGAAAAACATCGCGTACGCCTGGATTCCGGTGGAGCTGGCGGCTCCGGGGACACCGCTGCTCATCGAGTACTTCGGCGAGCGCGTGCCGGCGATCGTCGCGAAGGAGCCACTTTTCGACGCCGGCATGACAAGACTGCGAGGCTAA
- the solA gene encoding N-methyl-L-tryptophan oxidase has protein sequence MGSSAACQLARRGQRVLGLERFGPAHNRGSSHGGSRITRQAYFEDPAYVPLLIRATEMWDAIERDAGRRILYLSGGLMIGRPDSLTVAGSRRSAEEWDLPHEILDAAEIRRRFPTMRPEADDIALYERNAGLVVPEASVAAHLALADRAGADLRFEEPVLSWRANESGSGVRVLTADGAYSAERLVICPGAWASEVLADLRIPFRVERQVQFWFQPRGGIEPFLADRHPIFVWEAPGGRQFYGFGAHHADQRGVKIAFFRGGQTCTVETIDRDVHPEEIADMAAFAGHRVPDLPGEFLRAATCMYTNTPDEHFVIAPHPAHPQVVVACGFSGHGFKFVPVVGEIVADLSIDGTTRHPIALFDPARLRGQLVS, from the coding sequence ATGGGAAGCTCGGCCGCCTGTCAGTTGGCGCGCCGCGGCCAACGCGTGCTCGGCCTGGAAAGGTTTGGCCCGGCGCACAACCGCGGCTCCAGCCACGGCGGCTCGCGGATCACCAGGCAGGCGTATTTCGAGGATCCAGCGTATGTGCCGCTGCTGATCCGTGCCACCGAGATGTGGGACGCGATCGAGCGCGACGCCGGCCGGCGGATCCTCTATCTCAGCGGTGGCCTGATGATCGGCCGGCCGGACAGCCTCACGGTCGCCGGCAGCCGGCGCAGCGCCGAGGAATGGGACCTGCCGCACGAGATCCTCGACGCCGCCGAGATCCGCCGGCGGTTTCCGACCATGCGGCCGGAAGCCGACGACATCGCCTTGTACGAGCGCAATGCCGGTCTGGTGGTGCCGGAGGCCAGCGTGGCCGCACACCTCGCACTGGCCGACCGAGCCGGTGCCGATCTGCGCTTCGAGGAGCCGGTGCTTTCCTGGCGGGCCAACGAATCCGGCTCCGGCGTGCGGGTGCTGACGGCGGACGGCGCGTACTCGGCCGAACGATTGGTGATCTGTCCGGGCGCCTGGGCATCGGAGGTGTTGGCAGACCTGCGCATTCCGTTCCGGGTCGAGCGGCAGGTGCAGTTTTGGTTCCAGCCGCGTGGCGGCATCGAGCCGTTCCTGGCCGACCGGCATCCGATCTTCGTCTGGGAAGCGCCTGGCGGACGGCAGTTCTACGGATTCGGCGCGCATCACGCCGATCAGCGCGGCGTGAAGATCGCGTTTTTCCGCGGTGGCCAGACCTGCACGGTCGAGACGATCGACCGTGACGTACATCCGGAGGAGATCGCCGACATGGCGGCGTTCGCCGGCCATCGCGTCCCCGACCTGCCCGGTGAGTTTCTGCGTGCCGCCACGTGCATGTACACCAACACGCCGGACGAGCATTTCGTCATCGCACCGCATCCGGCGCATCCACAGGTCGTAGTGGCGTGCGGATTTTCCGGCCACGGCTTCAAGTTCGTACCGGTCGTCGGCGAGATCGTGGCCGACCTGAGCATCGACGGCACCACTCGCCATCCGATCGCGCTGTTCGACCCCGCGCGCCTGAGAGGCCAACTCGTATCATGA
- a CDS encoding aromatic ring-hydroxylating oxygenase subunit alpha: MTTTPLPVSLRATLPGNFYTDPRIFAAEQEKVFESLWFCVVRSADLAQPGDFQTVQVGRESVLIARGRDGVLRAFLNICRHRGARICTQESGAVKRSFQCPYHAWTYGLDGRLVAAPNLTGMPDIDRREFGLRPVQTYEWLGYLWVCLAPAPPSFSETVIDAVTARLGSADVVASYRMDRLALGQRIRYDVRANWKLIVENFMECYHCATIHPELTEVLPEFANGYAAQSYVGHGAEFGPEVDGFTVDGSPGFGVLEGVARAQDRRYYAATVRPQVFLNLVPDHVILHRMFPLAVDRTAVECDWLFAADVVASGVDVSRSVELFHRVNEQDFAACERCQPGMSSRAYAAGGVLVPTEHHIAEFHEWIRGLV; this comes from the coding sequence ATGACGACGACCCCGCTGCCGGTCAGCCTGCGCGCCACGCTGCCGGGCAACTTTTACACCGATCCGCGGATTTTCGCCGCCGAGCAGGAGAAAGTCTTCGAGAGCCTGTGGTTTTGCGTCGTACGCTCGGCAGACCTGGCCCAGCCGGGTGACTTCCAGACCGTGCAGGTCGGCCGCGAGAGCGTCCTGATCGCCCGCGGCAGAGATGGTGTGTTGCGTGCGTTTCTCAACATCTGCCGGCATCGCGGCGCGCGGATCTGCACGCAGGAATCAGGCGCGGTCAAGCGGTCGTTCCAATGTCCTTACCACGCCTGGACGTACGGCCTGGACGGTCGGCTGGTCGCCGCACCGAATCTCACCGGCATGCCGGACATCGACCGGCGGGAGTTCGGCCTGCGGCCGGTGCAGACCTACGAGTGGCTCGGCTATCTATGGGTCTGTCTCGCGCCGGCACCGCCGTCCTTCAGCGAGACCGTGATCGACGCGGTCACCGCGCGGCTCGGCTCGGCCGATGTGGTCGCCAGCTATCGGATGGACCGGCTCGCGCTCGGGCAGCGGATCCGTTACGACGTACGCGCCAATTGGAAGCTGATCGTCGAAAACTTCATGGAGTGCTATCACTGCGCCACCATCCATCCGGAGCTCACCGAGGTGCTGCCGGAGTTTGCCAATGGTTATGCGGCGCAGTCTTACGTCGGCCACGGCGCCGAGTTCGGTCCGGAGGTCGACGGCTTCACGGTCGACGGCAGTCCCGGTTTCGGTGTGCTGGAAGGGGTCGCGCGGGCGCAGGACCGACGCTATTACGCGGCGACCGTACGGCCGCAGGTGTTTCTCAACCTGGTGCCCGATCACGTGATCCTGCATCGCATGTTTCCGCTCGCGGTGGACCGTACGGCAGTCGAGTGCGACTGGCTGTTCGCGGCCGACGTGGTGGCGTCGGGGGTCGACGTTTCGCGGTCGGTTGAGCTTTTCCATCGCGTCAATGAGCAGGATTTCGCGGCATGTGAGCGATGTCAGCCAGGGATGTCGTCGCGAGCCTACGCCGCCGGTGGCGTACTCGTGCCGACCGAGCACCACATCGCGGAGTTCCACGAGTGGATCCGCGGCCTGGTCTAG
- a CDS encoding HNH endonuclease signature motif containing protein, producing the protein MRALQLTLHSNGNARPSWPGFVGRFGIIGGMTSPPFRLAGDPSLLSGKEEFAAALRCAEQAVRTAKAALLAVVKAADDQTIATKFGHGDTAAFLEDFLKFSPTEASRCVQRARAFCGSRALAAGEKLAPQLEYAGDAMRRGELADSQLDAIRTIISKLPRRIGIEDRRFAEKTLVDAASQLRARELHQLGNRVHGHLDPDGTMPSEEENATPRRELYLRTGTDGRLAFRGSFDAETGSLMQEILSPLAKPRTDNKGKTKDRRSAAERNGDALADALNLIADSEKLPIQGRERPHLTITLSWEMLRDKLGQVRAYENTVLSPEAARRLACDCDITPLVLGTQSEALDVGRTERLVTDELRKALIARDRGCAMIGCTRPVRWTKAHHVTHWADGGETSIDNCVLLCEADHRQIHHGDWQVQIVDGAPEFIPPQYVDFEQKPLRNTYHLFN; encoded by the coding sequence ATGCGCGCGCTGCAACTTACCTTGCACAGCAACGGAAACGCGCGACCCTCGTGGCCCGGGTTTGTCGGTCGGTTTGGTATTATTGGTGGCATGACCAGTCCTCCTTTTCGGCTGGCGGGTGATCCGTCGTTGCTGTCGGGTAAGGAGGAGTTCGCGGCCGCGTTGCGGTGTGCGGAGCAGGCGGTGCGTACGGCCAAAGCCGCGCTTCTGGCGGTGGTGAAGGCCGCCGATGACCAGACGATCGCGACGAAGTTCGGACACGGCGACACCGCGGCGTTCTTGGAGGATTTCCTGAAGTTCTCCCCTACCGAGGCGAGTCGGTGCGTGCAGCGCGCTCGGGCGTTCTGCGGCAGCCGTGCGCTGGCCGCCGGTGAGAAGTTGGCGCCGCAGTTGGAATACGCCGGTGATGCCATGCGGCGTGGCGAGCTGGCCGACTCGCAGTTGGACGCGATCCGGACGATTATCAGCAAGTTGCCGCGTCGGATCGGGATCGAGGACCGGCGGTTCGCCGAGAAAACGTTGGTCGACGCGGCGTCCCAGTTGCGTGCGCGTGAGTTGCACCAGCTCGGCAACCGCGTCCACGGCCACCTCGACCCGGATGGAACCATGCCGTCCGAGGAAGAGAACGCCACGCCGCGCCGCGAGCTGTATTTGCGCACCGGCACCGACGGCCGATTGGCGTTCCGCGGCAGTTTTGATGCCGAGACGGGCAGCCTGATGCAGGAAATCCTCTCGCCGCTGGCCAAGCCACGCACGGACAACAAGGGCAAAACCAAAGACCGCCGCTCGGCTGCTGAGCGCAATGGTGATGCGTTGGCCGATGCGCTGAATCTGATCGCCGACAGTGAGAAGCTGCCGATCCAGGGCCGCGAGCGTCCGCACCTGACGATCACGCTGTCCTGGGAGATGCTCAGGGACAAGCTCGGGCAGGTCCGCGCGTACGAAAACACCGTCCTCAGCCCCGAAGCCGCCAGAAGGCTCGCGTGCGACTGCGACATCACGCCCCTGGTGCTCGGCACCCAAAGCGAAGCATTGGACGTCGGCCGCACCGAACGGCTGGTCACCGATGAACTGCGCAAAGCGTTGATCGCCCGCGACCGCGGCTGCGCGATGATCGGCTGCACCCGACCCGTACGCTGGACGAAAGCCCACCACGTGACCCATTGGGCCGACGGAGGTGAAACCTCCATCGACAATTGCGTGCTGCTGTGCGAGGCCGACCACCGGCAGATCCACCACGGCGACTGGCAAGTCCAGATCGTCGACGGCGCGCCGGAATTCATTCCACCGCAGTACGTGGACTTCGAGCAAAAGCCGCTACGAAATACCTACCACCTGTTCAACTAG
- a CDS encoding transposase, whose protein sequence is MATVAVAGARGVPWRDVPPVYGSWRAIYGLFRRRQRAGVWAGILCRLQADADAAGLISWDVRVGEAEPDDHALGGARRLDNQVASGHRASTKTALPGRHGRSAW, encoded by the coding sequence GTGGCCACCGTAGCGGTGGCGGGCGCGCGGGGTGTGCCGTGGCGAGACGTTCCACCGGTTTACGGGTCATGGCGAGCGATCTACGGACTGTTTCGCCGTCGGCAACGAGCCGGGGTTTGGGCTGGCATCCTGTGCCGGTTGCAGGCCGATGCCGATGCCGCCGGGCTGATCAGCTGGGATGTCAGGGTGGGGGAAGCGGAACCGGATGACCACGCGCTGGGGGGCGCGAGGCGGCTGGACAACCAAGTTGCATCTGGCCACCGAGCAAGCACAAAGACCGCTCTCCCTGGTCGTCACGGCAGGTCAGCGTGGTGA
- a CDS encoding polysaccharide deacetylase family protein, with amino-acid sequence MAKSRVVLVVVASICAITAACATPPPRPRAIAGRGMPNVHVVEPHVAPIRPKDAAECRVYDPTGRTPRYTRIPDVPSFPPPPRPDVQEVHGTTSWLGLGRPPRRPGSAIVVDRIPTRQKVVFLTIDDGSDRDPRTDALLRKAKVPVTVFLVGTVQRCETPYFRGMQRLGARMENHTEFHPLMPRRGLTGQRREICGPQPRFQKAFGHRPQLFRPPYGMFNADTLTAMSDCKVHYLVLWTVSVHDRRTIGYPHRRSHTLEPGDIILMHFQNDFVESYATVLKLVKEAGLTPALLEDYLQ; translated from the coding sequence GTGGCCAAGAGCCGAGTGGTTCTGGTTGTCGTGGCGAGCATCTGTGCGATCACCGCGGCCTGCGCGACACCACCACCCCGCCCGAGGGCCATCGCCGGTCGCGGCATGCCAAACGTACACGTCGTGGAGCCGCATGTCGCGCCGATCCGTCCGAAGGACGCGGCGGAGTGCCGGGTCTACGATCCGACCGGCAGGACACCGCGATACACCCGCATTCCGGACGTACCGTCGTTTCCGCCGCCGCCCCGGCCGGACGTCCAGGAAGTGCACGGCACCACGTCGTGGCTCGGCCTCGGCCGGCCACCGCGCCGGCCCGGCTCGGCGATCGTCGTCGACCGGATCCCCACCAGGCAAAAAGTGGTGTTCCTGACCATCGACGACGGCAGCGACCGCGACCCGCGTACGGACGCCTTGCTGCGCAAGGCGAAAGTGCCGGTGACGGTGTTCCTGGTCGGCACGGTGCAGCGTTGCGAGACGCCGTATTTCCGAGGAATGCAACGACTCGGCGCGCGGATGGAAAACCACACCGAGTTCCACCCGCTGATGCCGCGGCGCGGCCTGACCGGCCAGCGCAGGGAAATCTGCGGCCCGCAGCCGCGCTTCCAGAAGGCCTTCGGCCACCGGCCGCAGCTGTTCCGGCCACCGTACGGCATGTTCAACGCCGACACGCTGACCGCCATGTCCGACTGCAAGGTGCACTATCTGGTGCTGTGGACCGTGAGCGTCCACGACCGCAGGACGATCGGATATCCACACCGCCGGAGCCACACGCTCGAGCCCGGCGACATCATCCTGATGCATTTCCAGAACGACTTCGTCGAGTCGTACGCGACCGTGCTCAAGCTGGTCAAGGAGGCCGGCCTGACGCCGGCTCTGCTGGAGGACTATCTGCAGTAG
- a CDS encoding bacteriocin fulvocin C-related protein, with protein sequence MERASAGRLEVVPLGRADVTAWRQQALGPDPVWAPTLIRLDEDVRAWTGPRMALPLVRRLGPRASMRVLSALGELRRPDKPSKNSLTRGQFLRLGGGAAVAAGVLLTSSSPALGADRQRSQAREWVAANAGKLPQRYDEVVAHAPAYRRAIYEASSPAVRSQLWVEQLTRQRGAHLSAAQRDLLDKVLALATDEATFSDDPATRSAARPRIDALRDTAKQVFERDQVHAMFVSLGPALQPGVVAPEACDVCECSTEDDWCSKPARYCREITCSRECDQPHGCHCFSLCGFLYSYECNGYCEIVT encoded by the coding sequence GTGGAACGAGCGAGCGCCGGACGGCTCGAGGTCGTGCCGCTCGGTCGCGCCGACGTGACGGCCTGGCGCCAGCAGGCGCTCGGGCCGGACCCGGTGTGGGCTCCGACGCTCATCCGGCTCGACGAGGACGTACGTGCGTGGACCGGTCCGCGGATGGCGTTGCCGTTGGTGCGGCGCCTCGGACCACGGGCGTCGATGCGCGTGCTGAGCGCGCTCGGAGAGCTGCGCCGGCCAGACAAGCCGTCGAAGAATTCGTTGACACGCGGCCAGTTCCTGCGGCTCGGCGGCGGCGCCGCGGTCGCCGCCGGTGTGCTGCTGACCAGCAGCTCGCCGGCTCTGGGCGCCGATCGGCAGCGGTCGCAGGCGCGCGAGTGGGTCGCCGCCAATGCTGGAAAGCTGCCGCAGAGATACGACGAGGTGGTGGCGCACGCTCCGGCTTATCGGCGTGCCATCTACGAAGCGTCGTCTCCAGCCGTACGCAGCCAGCTGTGGGTCGAGCAGCTGACCAGACAGCGCGGCGCGCATCTGTCGGCGGCGCAGCGCGACCTGCTCGACAAGGTTTTGGCGCTGGCCACCGACGAGGCGACGTTCAGCGACGACCCGGCCACCCGATCAGCCGCGCGGCCGCGGATCGACGCCCTGCGTGACACCGCGAAGCAGGTTTTCGAGCGCGACCAGGTGCATGCGATGTTCGTCTCGCTCGGACCGGCGCTCCAGCCGGGAGTGGTCGCGCCGGAGGCCTGCGATGTCTGCGAGTGCTCGACCGAGGACGACTGGTGTTCCAAGCCGGCGCGTTACTGCCGTGAGATCACCTGTTCGCGCGAATGCGACCAGCCACACGGCTGCCATTGCTTCAGTCTGTGCGGATTCCTTTACTCGTACGAGTGCAACGGCTATTGCGAGATCGTCACCTAA
- a CDS encoding dihydrodipicolinate synthase family protein produces MRPLTVDKLTGTWATLLLALDDDDRISWPRMEKQLAALVSAGVDGIYTNGSSGEFWSQTEDEFGRLTELAASAGVPFQIGAAHPSPQIALERVRRAAAYAPGAIQVVLPDWFPPNDNEIRSHLRRLADAAGSVPLVLYHPPHAKRVLGADDYAWLLDAVPEIVGIKVGDGDRSWYAGMREVSGRVAMFVPGHHLATGYAHGAAGAYSNVACLHPVAAVRWWRQIVGGDGVAMQTERRLRGFLDGTVAELRTKSGYCNAALDKLLAALGGWSPVGTRMRWPYDGVPGDVVRALRPVAHDVLPDFVPGVS; encoded by the coding sequence GTGCGACCGCTCACCGTTGACAAGCTGACCGGCACCTGGGCCACGCTGCTGCTGGCGCTCGACGACGATGACCGGATTTCCTGGCCACGCATGGAAAAGCAGCTTGCCGCGTTGGTGTCGGCCGGCGTGGACGGCATCTACACCAACGGGTCGAGCGGGGAGTTCTGGAGCCAGACCGAAGACGAGTTCGGCCGGCTGACCGAGCTGGCGGCCAGCGCCGGCGTGCCGTTCCAGATCGGTGCGGCACATCCGAGTCCACAGATCGCCCTTGAGCGCGTACGCAGAGCCGCCGCCTACGCGCCAGGTGCGATCCAGGTGGTCCTGCCTGACTGGTTTCCACCCAACGACAACGAAATCCGGAGCCATCTGCGTCGCCTCGCGGACGCGGCGGGGAGCGTGCCGCTGGTGCTTTACCACCCACCACACGCGAAACGCGTCCTCGGTGCCGACGACTATGCCTGGCTGCTCGACGCCGTGCCGGAAATCGTCGGCATCAAGGTCGGCGACGGCGACCGGTCCTGGTACGCCGGCATGCGCGAGGTCAGCGGTCGAGTCGCGATGTTCGTGCCCGGCCACCACCTCGCCACCGGATACGCGCACGGCGCGGCCGGCGCGTATTCCAACGTCGCCTGCCTGCATCCGGTCGCGGCCGTGCGGTGGTGGCGGCAGATCGTCGGCGGCGACGGCGTTGCCATGCAGACCGAGCGCCGGCTGCGCGGGTTTCTCGACGGCACGGTCGCGGAATTACGCACCAAGTCCGGATATTGCAATGCGGCGCTGGACAAACTGCTCGCCGCGCTCGGTGGCTGGTCGCCGGTCGGTACGCGGATGAGGTGGCCATACGACGGCGTCCCGGGGGACGTCGTACGCGCGTTGCGGCCTGTCGCCCATGACGTCCTGCCGGATTTCGTGCCAGGCGTCTCATAG
- a CDS encoding DinB family protein has product MADRRVELFVDENADPRAGTRTTGDERAMLADFLRAQRQTLELKCAGLGAELATRSVAPSALSLLGLVRHLADVERRWFRQVLAGEDAAPRFSSDDEPDGDFDGATPEVAAEAWAAWREEIAFAEDFVENAADLDVTGVDSWRGKVSLRWVIVHLIEEYARHNGHADLLRERIDGATGL; this is encoded by the coding sequence GTGGCCGACCGACGCGTGGAGCTGTTCGTCGACGAGAACGCCGATCCGCGAGCCGGCACGCGTACGACCGGCGACGAGCGAGCGATGCTCGCCGACTTCCTGCGCGCGCAACGGCAGACGCTGGAGCTGAAATGCGCCGGGCTCGGCGCGGAGCTGGCGACCAGATCCGTGGCGCCGTCCGCGCTTTCGTTGCTGGGTCTCGTTCGCCACCTGGCCGACGTGGAACGCCGGTGGTTTCGTCAGGTCCTCGCCGGAGAGGACGCCGCACCCCGTTTCTCCTCCGACGACGAGCCGGACGGCGATTTCGACGGCGCCACACCGGAAGTCGCCGCCGAGGCATGGGCCGCCTGGCGCGAGGAGATCGCCTTCGCGGAGGATTTCGTGGAAAACGCCGCGGATCTCGACGTCACCGGCGTGGATTCCTGGCGTGGCAAGGTGTCGCTGCGCTGGGTCATCGTGCACCTGATCGAGGAATACGCGAGGCACAACGGACATGCCGACCTGCTGCGCGAACGCATCGACGGCGCGACCGGTCTATGA
- a CDS encoding lactonase family protein codes for MTDFLYVGSYAGAITTVTPGLGVVATTESPGSPSFLAIHPAGHALYAIDESDDGSVTAFRANADGTLTKLNTEPAEGSTTAHLTVDPSGKHLLTVNYGSGSVIVHPINDDGSLGKRTDLVRHQGEGPDKSRQEGPHAHVVRFAPSGGYALVADLGTDEVVAYALDGGRLVRQAVNNLQPGVGPRHLVFGRDNRVYLVGELDSTIRTYRDDNGQLTELDARPASKEQNGVRNYPSEIALSDDGQFCYVANRGYDVISAFDVSTGIPRPLADVSIGGAWPRHLATAADQLWVANQNSDNLRRFQLDRFGIPRQTGESLQLTAPACIVRK; via the coding sequence ATGACGGATTTTCTCTACGTGGGGTCCTACGCCGGTGCCATCACCACGGTCACGCCCGGCCTCGGCGTCGTCGCGACGACGGAAAGCCCCGGATCGCCGTCGTTCCTGGCGATCCATCCGGCCGGCCACGCGCTCTATGCCATTGACGAGAGCGACGACGGCAGCGTGACCGCTTTCCGGGCAAACGCCGACGGCACGCTGACAAAGCTCAACACCGAGCCGGCGGAAGGTTCGACGACCGCACACCTGACCGTCGATCCGTCCGGCAAACATCTGTTGACCGTCAACTACGGCTCCGGCAGCGTCATCGTCCATCCGATCAACGACGACGGCAGTCTGGGCAAGCGTACGGATCTCGTGCGGCACCAAGGAGAAGGTCCGGACAAGTCACGGCAGGAGGGGCCACACGCCCACGTCGTACGTTTCGCGCCGAGCGGCGGCTACGCGTTGGTGGCCGACCTCGGCACCGACGAGGTCGTCGCGTACGCGCTCGACGGTGGCCGGCTGGTCCGTCAAGCGGTTAACAACCTCCAGCCAGGAGTCGGTCCCCGGCACCTGGTTTTCGGCCGGGACAACAGGGTTTACCTGGTCGGCGAGCTCGACTCGACAATCCGCACCTATCGCGATGACAATGGTCAGCTGACCGAGCTGGACGCGCGGCCGGCGAGCAAGGAACAAAACGGCGTTCGCAACTATCCGTCCGAGATCGCGCTGTCCGATGACGGCCAGTTTTGCTATGTGGCCAACCGGGGTTACGACGTCATCTCCGCATTCGACGTGAGCACGGGCATTCCGCGGCCGCTCGCCGATGTGTCGATCGGTGGTGCCTGGCCGCGGCACCTGGCGACCGCGGCGGACCAGCTGTGGGTCGCCAACCAGAATTCCGACAACCTACGCCGATTCCAGTTGGACAGGTTCGGAATTCCACGGCAGACAGGAGAATCGCTGCAGCTCACCGCACCAGCCTGCATAGTGCGAAAATAG